One genomic segment of Acidobacteriota bacterium includes these proteins:
- a CDS encoding peptidylprolyl isomerase, translating to MKITKMALLLVLGLPFAACEPGKPTTNTATTTATPATAATPLPAPRQDDELMVIETEYGKFKIAFYPEIAPKHMAQMKKLTKEGFYAGLGFHRVLPNAMIQGGDPQTRKGDRTLWGMGEPGQETIPAEFSSVPFKRGSVGMARKGNDNNSATSQFFICLEPRPAWDGQYTVVGEVVQGLNNVQIISNMPTEPGGEKVRDKITMTKVYLEKRAAQ from the coding sequence ATGAAAATTACGAAGATGGCATTGTTATTGGTGCTCGGTTTGCCGTTCGCTGCCTGCGAGCCGGGCAAGCCTACGACAAACACAGCGACGACGACGGCCACGCCTGCCACCGCCGCCACACCGTTGCCTGCGCCGAGGCAGGATGATGAACTGATGGTGATCGAGACCGAATACGGCAAATTCAAGATCGCCTTCTATCCCGAAATCGCGCCAAAGCACATGGCCCAAATGAAGAAGCTGACGAAAGAGGGCTTTTACGCCGGCCTCGGCTTTCATCGCGTCTTGCCGAACGCCATGATTCAGGGCGGCGATCCGCAAACGCGCAAAGGCGACCGAACGCTGTGGGGCATGGGCGAACCGGGGCAGGAAACGATCCCGGCAGAATTCAGCAGCGTGCCGTTCAAACGCGGCAGCGTCGGCATGGCGCGCAAGGGCAACGACAATAACAGCGCCACCAGCCAGTTTTTCATCTGCCTGGAACCGCGCCCCGCCTGGGACGGCCAATACACCGTGGTCGGCGAAGTCGTGCAAGGCCTCAACAACGTGCAAATCATCTCGAACATGCCGACCGAACCCGGCGGCGAAAAGGTGCGCGATAAAATCACGATGACGAAGGTGTATCTGGAGAAACGGGCGGCGCAATAA
- the gatB gene encoding Asp-tRNA(Asn)/Glu-tRNA(Gln) amidotransferase subunit GatB, whose translation MKEGWEAVIGLEVHVQLKTASKLFSASAAAFGEEPNANTDPVVLGLPGCLPVLNRQAVQQAGKAALALNLHINNESIFSRKHYFYPDLPKGYQISQYDRPFSEHGFVEILTSTRDEGGRPIEWKLKRFGITRAHIEEDAGKSVHDIGDPSKSYVDLNRAGTPLLEIVSEPEFRTSWEAYDYLTFLRRTVQFIGVCDGNMEEGNLRCDANVSVRRPGAPFGTRAEIKNINSARFLQKAIDYEIERQITVLETGGKIVQETRLWNEKENKTFTMRSKEDAHDYRYFPEPDLPPLEVSSEWIETLKHELPELPETRRQRFMREYEMSTDDAFTLTNQRELADYFETAAKTAKNHRAAANWVLSELLRELKNADADITACKIKAADLGALIALIDDSTISGKMAKDVFADMFATGKAPGEIVKEKGLVQLTDTAAIETIVDEVIARNPKELESYRAGKVQLRGFFVGQVLKASGGKANPKAVNEILKQKLG comes from the coding sequence GTGAAAGAAGGTTGGGAAGCCGTCATCGGCTTGGAAGTCCACGTGCAGTTAAAGACTGCCTCGAAATTGTTCAGCGCCTCCGCCGCCGCCTTTGGCGAAGAGCCGAATGCCAATACCGACCCGGTCGTGTTGGGTTTGCCCGGCTGTTTGCCCGTGCTGAATCGCCAGGCCGTGCAACAAGCCGGGAAAGCGGCGCTGGCGCTCAATCTGCACATCAACAATGAATCCATCTTTTCGCGCAAGCATTACTTCTATCCCGATCTGCCGAAGGGCTACCAGATTTCGCAATACGACCGGCCTTTTTCCGAACACGGCTTCGTCGAAATTCTGACCAGCACGCGCGATGAAGGTGGGCGGCCCATCGAATGGAAGCTGAAACGCTTTGGCATCACGCGCGCGCACATCGAAGAGGATGCCGGCAAATCCGTGCACGACATCGGCGATCCGTCGAAGTCGTATGTAGACCTCAATCGCGCCGGCACGCCGTTGCTTGAAATCGTCAGCGAGCCTGAGTTCCGCACCAGTTGGGAAGCCTATGATTACCTGACCTTCCTGCGGCGCACCGTGCAATTCATCGGCGTGTGCGACGGCAATATGGAAGAAGGGAATTTGCGCTGCGATGCCAACGTCTCGGTGCGGCGTCCGGGCGCGCCCTTTGGCACGCGCGCCGAGATCAAGAACATCAATTCGGCGCGCTTCCTGCAAAAGGCGATTGATTACGAGATTGAGCGCCAGATCACGGTGCTCGAAACCGGCGGCAAGATCGTGCAAGAAACGCGGCTCTGGAATGAGAAGGAAAATAAGACCTTCACGATGCGCAGCAAAGAGGACGCGCATGATTACCGCTATTTCCCCGAACCCGATTTGCCGCCGCTGGAAGTCTCAAGCGAATGGATCGAGACGCTCAAACACGAACTGCCCGAATTGCCCGAAACGCGGCGGCAACGCTTCATGCGCGAGTATGAGATGAGCACCGATGATGCTTTCACCCTGACCAATCAGCGCGAACTGGCCGACTATTTCGAGACTGCCGCCAAGACGGCCAAGAATCATCGCGCCGCCGCCAACTGGGTGTTGTCGGAATTGCTGCGCGAACTCAAAAACGCCGACGCCGACATCACCGCCTGCAAGATCAAAGCCGCAGACCTGGGTGCGCTAATCGCGTTGATTGATGACAGCACAATCTCCGGCAAGATGGCGAAGGATGTTTTTGCAGACATGTTCGCCACAGGCAAGGCACCCGGCGAGATCGTCAAAGAGAAAGGCTTGGTGCAGCTCACCGACACTGCGGCGATTGAAACCATCGTGGACGAGGTGATCGCCAGGAACCCGAAAGAGTTGGAAAGCTATCGCGCGGGTAAAGTGCAGTTGAGGGGCTTCTTTGTCGGTCAGGTGCTCAAGGCCAGTGGTGGCAAGGCGAATCCGAAAGCGGTCAATGAAATTCTGAAACAGAAGTTGGGCTAA